The sequence GGGTCAAAAGATGGTTCGGCGTGCTGTTCATCCGTTGTTATTCGTTATCCAGCTCTTGTTGCATTTCTTCTAGAGTTTCTTGATCTGTCATCCATTCCATTTCTACTTCCTCAAGTTCCGATTTTGCACTGGCTTGCTGGCTGAGCACTTGAGTAAGTTTAGCTTTGTTTTCCGCCTGATACAGGTCGGTGTCGCTAAGTTGCTCTTCGCATTGCTCTAACACCTTGTTGAGCTTATCCATTTTCTTTTCTAAAGCGGTGATATTTTTACGAATAGGTGCGGTGAGTTTACGAAACTCGGCTTCTTTGCGTTTTTGATCTTTTTTTGCTGCCGCTGAATGCACGGAAGATTTAGGCTCATCACTCGATTGCGCTTTTTTGATCTCTTTTTGTTGGTCGGTTAGCCACTTGTAGTAGTCGGTTAAGTCACCATCAAAAGGTTCAACTTGTTTGTCGTGAACTAGGTAAAGATCATCGGTGGTCGCGCGCAGTAGATATCTATCGTGACTGACGATAACCATGGCGCCTTCAAAGGTTTGCAGAGCCATAGTCAAAGCTTGGCGCATGTCTAAATCAAGGTGGTTGGTTGGCTCATCCAGTAGCAGCAAGTTAGGTTTTTGCCACACCAGTAACGCCAGTACCAAACGGGCTTTTTCACCGCCAGAGAAAGGCGCAACTTTATCGAGCGCTTTATCGCCTTGGAAACCAAAGCTACCTAGGTAGTCACGCAACTGCTGCTCTGTATGTTTGGGCGCAATTTGCATTAAATGCTGAAGCGGAGTTTCATCAGGATGCAGTGTTTCTAACTGATGCTGAGCAAAGTAACCAATTTTCACCCCTTGCGAGTAGGTAAAGTCACCGCTCTTAGAAGCCAGTTCGCCAGACAGTAATTTGATTAGTGTTGATTTACCTGCGCCGTTACGACCAAGTAGGCCAATGCGACTACCTGGGACTAAGTTTAAGCGAATCTTTTCTAAGATCAGCATGTCGTCATAACCCGCTGATACGTGATCCATCATGACGATTGGATTTGGCAGCGCCGCAGGTTCACGAAACTGGAAGCTAAATGGATTATCAAACTGCGCAGGCAGTACTTGCTCCATTTTCTCTAAGGCTTTAATACGGCTTTGTGCTTGGCGCGCTTTTGAGGCTTTATAACGGAAGCGGTCAATATAGCTTTGCATGTGAGCAACTTGCTTTTGTTGCTTTTGATACATGGCTTGTTGCAACACCAGTTTTTGCGCACGCTGGCTTTCAAATGATGAGTAGTTACCTGTGTACTCATTCAATTGTTCGTTTTCAACATGAATGATACGACCCACGACAGGATCGAGAAAATCCCTATCATGGGAAATGAGCACTAGAGTGCCTCGATAGTTTTGCAGCCAACGTTCCAGCCACATTACCGCGTCTAAATCCAAGTGGTTGGTTGGTTCATCAAGTAGCAATAGATCAGAGCGGCACAGCAGTGCTTGGGCAAGGTTTAAGCGCATGCGCCAACCCCCCGAAAACTGGGTGAGATTCCATTGCATTTGCGCTTGAGAAAAACCTAAACCATCCAGTAACTCCGCCGCGCGAGCGCGAATTGAATAACCACCAATGGTTTCAATTTTGCCATGCAGTTCAGCCACCTTGTTGCCGTCGTCAGCCAGTTCAGCTTTGGCTAAATCGGCTTCAAGTTGGCGGTATTCTCTATCGCCATCAATGACATATTCGATTGAAGTACGCTCTAAAGCAGGGGTTTCTTGGGCAACCCAAGCCAGTTCCCAGTGTTTGGGCTGTTTGAAGTCGCCGGCATCAATGCTTAATTCACCTTTCATTAAAGCGAATAAGGTGGATTTACCACATCCATTCTTGCCGACAAGGCCCACCTTGTCTCCCGGATGAATAGTGGCAGAAGCATCTTGCAAAAGTGCTTTACCGCCGCGCAATAATTGAATGTCTGAAATCGTAATCATGAAAATGCTAAGCGTTAATCGAATATGTTGCTCGCATATTAGGGGGAATAGGGGTAAAAGTCGATCCCTTGACATGATAGGATGAGGGCAATGTAACAGTTAAGGAAAGTGTCAAGGAATGACAAAGCTGTCTGCTTACCCCTCAAGTGTCCCTCGAGTGTTGGTGATATACGCTCACCCTGAACCGGATAGCTCGGTGGCTAATCGGTGCATGATTGATCAAATCAAAGAATTGCCCAATGTCACTGTTCACGATTTATACGCTGAATATCCCGACTTTTTTATT is a genomic window of Vibrio neonatus containing:
- a CDS encoding ABC transporter ATP-binding protein, with the protein product MITISDIQLLRGGKALLQDASATIHPGDKVGLVGKNGCGKSTLFALMKGELSIDAGDFKQPKHWELAWVAQETPALERTSIEYVIDGDREYRQLEADLAKAELADDGNKVAELHGKIETIGGYSIRARAAELLDGLGFSQAQMQWNLTQFSGGWRMRLNLAQALLCRSDLLLLDEPTNHLDLDAVMWLERWLQNYRGTLVLISHDRDFLDPVVGRIIHVENEQLNEYTGNYSSFESQRAQKLVLQQAMYQKQQKQVAHMQSYIDRFRYKASKARQAQSRIKALEKMEQVLPAQFDNPFSFQFREPAALPNPIVMMDHVSAGYDDMLILEKIRLNLVPGSRIGLLGRNGAGKSTLIKLLSGELASKSGDFTYSQGVKIGYFAQHQLETLHPDETPLQHLMQIAPKHTEQQLRDYLGSFGFQGDKALDKVAPFSGGEKARLVLALLVWQKPNLLLLDEPTNHLDLDMRQALTMALQTFEGAMVIVSHDRYLLRATTDDLYLVHDKQVEPFDGDLTDYYKWLTDQQKEIKKAQSSDEPKSSVHSAAAKKDQKRKEAEFRKLTAPIRKNITALEKKMDKLNKVLEQCEEQLSDTDLYQAENKAKLTQVLSQQASAKSELEEVEMEWMTDQETLEEMQQELDNE